In bacterium, one DNA window encodes the following:
- a CDS encoding cupin domain-containing protein, producing the protein MAGIVKKSLHTPDEKRAFPKGKVELATLGTITFGRATFEPGWKWSESVKPTAKTNSCQAPHTTYHVSGRLRVRMDDGTETEFGPGDVGVVPPGHDAWVVGNEPVVMLDITGMTEYAKPK; encoded by the coding sequence ATGGCCGGAATAGTGAAAAAGAGCCTTCATACCCCGGACGAGAAGCGTGCATTCCCGAAGGGCAAGGTGGAACTTGCGACCCTTGGAACAATCACCTTTGGCCGAGCCACATTTGAACCGGGCTGGAAGTGGTCCGAGTCGGTGAAACCGACTGCCAAGACGAACAGTTGTCAGGCTCCGCACACGACGTATCATGTGTCGGGTCGGTTGCGCGTGCGCATGGACGATGGGACTGAAACAGAGTTTGGCCCGGGGGATGTAGGAGTGGTTCCGCCTGGCCACGATGCGTGGGTTGTTGGCAATGAGCCCGTTGTTATGCTTGATATTACCGGGATGACCGAATACGCGAAACCAAAGTAG
- a CDS encoding substrate-binding protein gives MKDGSIKVGVIMDLTGPLAFLGVANANVAKMVIDDINAKGGVLGRHVELLVEDSATTDSVAEAKATKLVEQDKVDVILGGIYSSTRQAIKGPAVVKGKKLYIYPEQYEGQECDPLIFCTGPVPAQQLDPFIPWLMQQTGAKKFYLPSADYIWPHVMNKKVRQIVTANGGTIEGEEYFPLDHTGYSKTVEKIMSSGTEVVFNTIVPPGLGPILEQLYNAGFTKRGGKLVCTYFEENLLKMLPPVQVEGLYGCLDYYQTVSDPFSVELLKQYNKLYPGSSMFTAGSASTGMYRGLKFWEAAVKEAGSLNQEAVIKALDHAKIAAGPGGPAEMVPGQHHARMNMYIAQASNGIFQVVKNLGVIEPNESVVSARHTASR, from the coding sequence ATGAAAGATGGTTCCATCAAAGTGGGAGTGATCATGGACCTGACGGGTCCGCTCGCGTTCCTGGGCGTCGCCAATGCAAATGTCGCGAAGATGGTGATTGATGACATCAATGCGAAGGGCGGCGTGCTGGGGCGACACGTAGAACTGCTCGTGGAAGACAGCGCGACCACGGACAGCGTGGCGGAAGCCAAGGCGACGAAGCTTGTCGAGCAGGACAAGGTCGACGTGATCTTGGGCGGAATTTACAGCTCCACGCGGCAGGCAATCAAGGGTCCCGCGGTGGTGAAGGGCAAGAAGCTTTACATTTACCCGGAGCAGTACGAAGGGCAGGAATGCGACCCGCTCATCTTCTGCACGGGCCCGGTGCCAGCGCAGCAGCTTGATCCTTTTATTCCCTGGCTGATGCAACAGACGGGCGCGAAGAAATTTTATTTGCCGTCAGCCGACTATATCTGGCCGCACGTGATGAACAAGAAGGTTCGTCAAATTGTGACGGCGAACGGCGGCACGATCGAAGGAGAGGAATATTTTCCGCTCGATCATACGGGCTACAGCAAGACGGTTGAGAAGATCATGTCCAGCGGGACCGAGGTGGTGTTCAATACGATCGTTCCTCCCGGGCTTGGGCCAATCCTCGAGCAGCTTTACAACGCCGGCTTCACAAAGCGGGGCGGAAAACTGGTCTGCACATACTTTGAGGAGAACCTGCTGAAAATGTTGCCGCCCGTACAGGTGGAGGGCCTGTACGGTTGCCTCGACTACTACCAAACCGTCAGCGATCCATTCAGCGTGGAACTGCTCAAACAGTACAACAAACTCTATCCGGGCAGTTCGATGTTCACCGCAGGCAGTGCGAGTACGGGCATGTACCGGGGGCTGAAGTTCTGGGAGGCTGCGGTGAAAGAGGCAGGCTCGCTAAATCAGGAAGCCGTCATCAAGGCGCTCGACCACGCAAAGATTGCTGCGGGACCGGGTGGTCCTGCTGAAATGGTGCCCGGGCAGCATCACGCCCGGATGAACATGTACATCGCCCAGGCAAGCAACGGCATTTTCCAAGTTGTCAAGAACCTGGGCGTCATCGAGCCGAACGAGAGCGTCGTGAGCGCGAGACACACTGCCTCGCGGTAG
- a CDS encoding DinB family protein, translated as MRSFSALVEIGRDGWATVWVGELLGLFVNEPFEDEALRQLPSAIVAYLQWLRQHGETIEVPDSVTVAVAERRTSDLDFAYGQYEALYDRERVPVTDDDLAQATRWMRYMRQGTLDLVARLPEGALTWRRTPDHKYSIGDYLEHIARAERWYLTRLWPEVPEHVPGPTPLLSLARSRERALNWLLAMPAGLRGKAVDFDDGEPWTARKVLGRYLYHERYHIRSIARISLGRGVEVPDGLGGWHTYGAAVP; from the coding sequence ATGCGATCGTTCTCCGCGCTGGTTGAGATCGGCAGAGACGGCTGGGCGACGGTCTGGGTCGGCGAGCTGCTAGGCCTGTTCGTCAACGAGCCATTCGAGGACGAGGCGCTGCGACAGCTCCCCAGCGCGATCGTCGCGTACCTGCAATGGCTCCGCCAGCACGGTGAGACCATTGAGGTGCCGGATTCCGTGACGGTCGCGGTCGCCGAGCGCCGGACGTCCGATCTCGACTTCGCCTATGGCCAGTACGAGGCGCTCTACGACCGCGAACGCGTCCCTGTCACCGACGACGATCTTGCGCAGGCGACGCGCTGGATGCGGTACATGCGGCAGGGCACGCTCGATCTGGTAGCGCGACTGCCCGAAGGCGCGCTGACATGGCGCCGGACACCCGACCACAAGTACTCGATCGGCGACTATCTCGAGCACATCGCCCGCGCCGAGCGTTGGTATCTGACACGGCTGTGGCCGGAGGTCCCGGAGCATGTGCCGGGACCGACGCCGCTCCTCAGCCTCGCCCGGTCGCGCGAGCGTGCCTTGAACTGGTTGCTGGCGATGCCGGCAGGCCTCCGGGGGAAGGCCGTCGATTTCGACGACGGGGAACCGTGGACCGCACGCAAAGTGCTTGGCCGCTATCTGTACCACGAACGGTACCATATCCGCAGCATCGCGCGGATCAGCCTGGGGCGCGGCGTCGAAGTCCCCGACGGCCTCGGGGGCTGGCACACATACGGAGCGGCTGTTCCGTGA